Part of the Microbacterium immunditiarum genome is shown below.
CGGCGTCGAGCACCGCTCCCGCCTCGACGAGCCGGCGACGGTCCACCGCGCTCACGCTTCCGCTGCCGGTGCGGCTCAGCGCGATCGCGGAGCCCGCCAGCAGCACGTCGGCGAGAGCCCCGAGGTTGGTGAACGCGCGCTCGGCGGCGGCCGCGGCATCCGATTCGCTCGCCGGTGATGCCTCGTGAGCCTCTTCGGCGTCGAAGGCCGCCGCGTTCTCGACTGCGGCCGCGTCGAGCCGCTCGCGGACCGGGACGAACGGCGCACCCGTCTCGTCGACGAGCGCGAGGCGGTGGGCGTCGTCGCCGGTCGTGCGTCCGTCGCGAAGCTCGCGCAGCGTCGCGCGGGGGAGCCGCAGGAGGGCACGGTCTACGGTTGCCGGATCCAGCAGCGCCGCCGCCGCGTCGAAGAACCCCTGCCAAGGTGCCGACGGCGAGACGCCGCGGGCCGCGAGCGTGGCGGCGAGCCCGGCGTCGTCGAGGGACGCCAGCCGGGTCGCGAGCGCGCGCTCGTCGGAGAGCACTCAGCCTCCTCTGTTGGCGCGCGCCCTCCGCACGAAGCTCATGATGAGCACGGTCAGAAGAAGGAGGAACGCGAGGATCGGGGCGATGTAGACGATGATGCCGATCATGGGCCAGACGCCGGTGGAGAAGTCGACGCGTGCCGCCGACCCGAGCATGATCGCGAAGAAGCACACGATCGACAGCACCAGCAGGCCGAGCGAGATGAAGGAGAGGATG
Proteins encoded:
- a CDS encoding multidrug ABC transporter ATPase, giving the protein MSTPSPREDVPIRRIDRILSFISLGLLVLSIVCFFAIMLGSAARVDFSTGVWPMIGIIVYIAPILAFLLLLTVLIMSFVRRARANRGG